One part of the Streptomyces sp. NBC_00286 genome encodes these proteins:
- a CDS encoding DUF503 domain-containing protein — translation MYVGTLSFDLLLGDVRSLKEKRSVVRPIVAELQRKFAVSAAEVGDQDLYRRAEIGLAVVSGDATHLTDVLDRCERMVAGRPEVELLSVRRRLHGDDD, via the coding sequence ATGTACGTGGGGACTCTGTCCTTCGACCTGCTCCTCGGCGACGTACGGTCGCTGAAGGAGAAGCGTTCCGTCGTCCGCCCCATCGTGGCGGAGCTGCAGCGCAAGTTCGCGGTGAGCGCGGCGGAAGTAGGCGATCAGGACCTGTACCGACGGGCCGAGATCGGTCTGGCGGTGGTGTCGGGGGACGCGACGCATCTGACCGACGTACTGGACCGGTGCGAGCGCATGGTCGCCGGCCGGCCGGAGGTGGAGCTGTTGTCCGTACGACGGCGGCTGCACGGCGACGACGACTGA